From the genome of Variovorax sp. RA8, one region includes:
- the urtB gene encoding urea ABC transporter permease subunit UrtB has translation MLRRTLHRALCASTLLLALAAHALTLDEARAIASGESEARITALNKAVATADDKTAAFIKAMADDAVKYTEDKVFLIKDDKAYDPVTGAELKLPDNAEDVVNNNLMRGALDAAQAALKLTSKDDAVRAEAAQALFKEPDESRLPLVEKALAAETNDRIKAQLELVRAASMLSSADKARRLAAAKALGESRSPDTKLLLNQRLADETDADVRRAIGASIDSIDGSLVWGDRINAIFSGISLGSVLLLAALGLAITYGLMGVINMAHGELMMIGAYATYVMQGIFQRYMPESLFGWYLVAAIPVAFLASALVGAVLERGVIRFLYGRPLETLLATWGISLMLQQLVRSLFGAQNVGVENPGWMSGGFTMLSNVTLPWNRICIIVFAVLVLLAMGWLIGRTRLGLFVRGVTQNRPIASCMGVNTARIDTYAFALGSGIAGLAGCALSQIGNVGPDLGQSYIVDSFMVVVMGGVGQLAGTVYAALGLGVLNKFIEGWAGAVLAKIAVLVFIIIFIQKRPQGIFAVKGRSAEA, from the coding sequence ATGCTCCGACGAACACTTCACCGCGCACTCTGCGCCTCGACGCTGCTGCTGGCGCTGGCCGCCCACGCGCTCACCCTCGACGAGGCCCGCGCCATCGCCTCGGGCGAATCAGAGGCTCGCATCACCGCGCTCAACAAGGCCGTCGCCACGGCCGACGATAAGACCGCCGCCTTCATCAAGGCCATGGCCGACGACGCGGTCAAGTACACCGAGGACAAGGTCTTCCTCATCAAGGACGACAAGGCCTACGACCCGGTCACCGGTGCCGAGCTCAAGCTGCCCGACAACGCCGAGGACGTGGTCAACAACAACCTGATGCGCGGCGCGCTCGATGCCGCGCAGGCCGCACTCAAGCTCACGAGCAAGGACGACGCGGTCCGCGCCGAAGCAGCGCAGGCCCTCTTCAAGGAACCTGACGAATCCCGCCTGCCCCTGGTCGAGAAGGCGCTGGCCGCCGAGACCAACGACCGGATCAAGGCCCAGCTCGAGCTGGTGCGCGCCGCCAGCATGCTGAGCAGTGCCGACAAGGCCAGGCGCCTCGCGGCCGCGAAAGCGCTGGGCGAGAGCCGCAGCCCGGACACCAAGCTGCTGCTCAACCAGCGCCTGGCCGACGAGACCGACGCCGATGTCCGCAGGGCGATCGGCGCATCGATCGACAGCATCGACGGTTCGCTGGTCTGGGGCGACCGCATCAACGCGATCTTCAGCGGCATCAGCCTGGGCTCTGTCCTGTTGCTGGCCGCACTGGGGCTGGCCATCACCTACGGGCTGATGGGCGTGATCAACATGGCGCACGGCGAGCTGATGATGATCGGCGCCTATGCCACCTACGTGATGCAGGGCATCTTCCAGCGTTACATGCCCGAGTCGCTCTTCGGCTGGTACCTGGTCGCCGCCATTCCCGTCGCCTTCCTCGCCTCGGCGCTGGTGGGCGCGGTGCTGGAGCGCGGCGTGATCCGCTTCCTCTACGGCCGGCCGCTCGAGACCCTGCTGGCCACCTGGGGCATCAGCCTGATGCTGCAGCAGCTGGTGCGCTCGCTCTTCGGCGCGCAGAACGTCGGTGTCGAGAATCCCGGCTGGATGAGCGGCGGCTTCACCATGCTGAGCAACGTCACGCTGCCCTGGAACCGCATCTGCATCATCGTCTTCGCAGTCCTGGTGCTGCTGGCCATGGGCTGGCTCATCGGCCGCACGCGCCTGGGGCTGTTCGTGCGGGGCGTGACGCAGAACCGTCCCATCGCCTCCTGCATGGGCGTGAACACGGCACGCATCGACACCTACGCCTTCGCGCTGGGTTCGGGCATTGCCGGGCTGGCGGGCTGCGCGCTCTCGCAGATCGGCAACGTGGGCCCCGACCTCGGCCAGAGCTACATCGTCGACTCCTTCATGGTGGTGGTGATGGGCGGCGTCGGCCAGCTCGCAGGCACCGTCTACGCGGCGCTCGGCCTGGGCGTGCTCAACAAGTTCATCGAAGGCTGGGCCGGCGCGGTGCTCGCGAAGATCGCGGTGCTGGTCTTCATCATCATCTTCATCCAGAAGCGGCCGCAAGGCATCTTCGCTGTCAAAGGTCGGAGTGCGGAAGCATGA
- the urtC gene encoding urea ABC transporter permease subunit UrtC produces the protein MTRFALPSKGPLLGGKGWTAFFVALIAVCALAPVLNLLVPAGSALHMSDYAVALVGKIMCYAICALAMDLIWGYTGILSLGHGLFFALGGYMMGMYLMRQIGRDGNYKSDLPDFMVFLDWKTLPWHWTFSDSFIATLVLIVAVPGVIAFVFGFFAFRSRIKGVYFSIITQAMTFAAMLLFFRNETGFGGNNGFTDFKRILGTPIATQEMRMTLFALTGLTLLGFFLFARWLIGSKFGRVLQAIRDAESRVMFSGYNPLPYKLTIWVISAVMCGVAGALYVPQVGIINPGEMSAANSIEIAIWAAVGGRATLVGPILGAFIVNGAKSWLTVAYPEYWLYFLGALFIAVTLFLPNGIVGLVKKWTARENREALEEEPRQLAQRALAAEHGVEPGALAPLPVRAEGASA, from the coding sequence ATGACCCGGTTCGCACTTCCTTCCAAAGGCCCGCTCCTCGGCGGCAAGGGCTGGACCGCCTTCTTCGTCGCGCTGATCGCCGTCTGCGCGCTGGCCCCCGTGCTCAACCTGCTGGTGCCAGCGGGCAGCGCGCTGCACATGAGCGACTACGCCGTGGCACTGGTCGGCAAGATCATGTGCTACGCCATCTGCGCCCTGGCCATGGACCTGATCTGGGGCTACACCGGCATCCTCTCGCTGGGCCACGGCCTGTTCTTCGCGCTGGGCGGCTACATGATGGGCATGTACCTCATGCGCCAGATCGGCCGCGACGGCAACTACAAGAGCGACCTGCCGGACTTCATGGTCTTCCTCGACTGGAAGACGCTGCCCTGGCACTGGACCTTCAGCGACAGCTTCATCGCCACGCTGGTGCTGATCGTCGCCGTGCCGGGCGTGATCGCCTTCGTGTTCGGCTTCTTCGCCTTCCGCTCGCGCATCAAGGGCGTGTACTTCTCGATCATCACGCAGGCCATGACCTTCGCCGCGATGCTGCTCTTCTTCCGCAACGAGACCGGCTTCGGCGGCAACAACGGCTTCACCGACTTCAAGCGCATCCTGGGCACGCCGATCGCGACGCAGGAGATGCGCATGACGCTTTTCGCGCTCACCGGGCTCACGCTGCTGGGCTTCTTCCTGTTCGCCCGATGGCTCATCGGCAGCAAGTTCGGCCGCGTGCTCCAGGCCATTCGCGATGCCGAGTCGCGCGTGATGTTCTCGGGCTACAACCCGCTGCCCTACAAGCTCACGATCTGGGTCATCTCGGCCGTGATGTGCGGCGTGGCCGGGGCACTCTACGTGCCGCAGGTGGGCATCATCAACCCCGGCGAGATGAGCGCGGCCAATTCGATCGAGATCGCGATCTGGGCCGCGGTCGGCGGACGCGCCACGCTGGTGGGGCCGATCCTCGGCGCCTTCATCGTGAACGGCGCCAAGAGCTGGCTCACGGTGGCCTATCCGGAGTACTGGCTGTACTTCCTCGGTGCGCTGTTCATTGCTGTCACGCTGTTCCTGCCGAACGGCATCGTGGGCCTGGTCAAGAAATGGACGGCCAGGGAGAACAGGGAGGCGCTCGAGGAGGAGCCGCGGCAGCTTGCGCAGCGTGCCCTCGCTGCGGAGCACGGGGTGGAGCCCGGTGCCCTCGCGCCGCTGCCGGTGCGCGCGGAAGGAGCGAGTGCATGA
- the urtD gene encoding urea ABC transporter ATP-binding protein UrtD codes for MTPDLMDAGAERIARHSQHSDFGKLTASGGREAGYGRHATPGEVDVTHGRILYLEDVSVSFDGFKAINKLSLDIAPGELRCVIGPNGAGKTTMMDIITGKTRPDEGTVFFGSTIDLLRHKEADIAQLGIGRKFQKPTVFEQLTVFENLELALKTDKGVKASMLFRLDSAQSDRLAEVLHTIHLEDSVSRLAGNLSHGQKQWLEIGMLLMQDPKLLLLDEPVAGMTDEETARTAELFLKLKGKHSLMVVEHDMSFVRTISEIVTVLCDGSVLAQGTLDEVQADERVIEVYLGR; via the coding sequence ATGACGCCCGACCTGATGGACGCCGGCGCAGAGCGCATCGCACGGCACAGCCAGCACAGCGACTTCGGCAAGCTCACCGCCTCGGGCGGCCGCGAGGCGGGCTACGGCCGCCACGCGACGCCCGGCGAGGTCGACGTCACGCACGGCCGCATCCTCTACCTCGAGGACGTGAGCGTGAGCTTCGACGGCTTCAAGGCCATCAACAAGCTCTCGCTCGACATCGCGCCCGGCGAGCTGCGTTGCGTGATCGGCCCGAACGGCGCGGGCAAGACCACGATGATGGACATCATCACCGGCAAGACGCGGCCGGACGAGGGCACGGTCTTCTTCGGCAGCACCATCGACCTGCTGCGGCACAAGGAGGCCGACATCGCCCAGCTGGGCATCGGCCGCAAGTTCCAGAAGCCGACGGTGTTCGAGCAGTTGACGGTGTTCGAGAACCTCGAGCTTGCGCTCAAGACCGACAAGGGCGTGAAGGCCTCGATGCTGTTCCGGCTCGACTCCGCGCAGTCCGACCGGCTGGCCGAGGTGCTGCACACCATCCACCTGGAGGACAGCGTTTCGCGCCTGGCGGGCAACCTGAGCCATGGCCAGAAGCAATGGCTGGAGATCGGCATGCTCCTGATGCAGGACCCGAAGCTGCTGCTGCTCGACGAGCCGGTGGCCGGCATGACCGACGAGGAGACGGCGCGCACCGCCGAGCTGTTCCTGAAGCTCAAGGGCAAGCATTCGCTGATGGTGGTCGAGCACGACATGAGCTTCGTGCGGACCATCTCGGAGATCGTCACGGTCCTGTGCGACGGGTCCGTGCTGGCGCAGGGCACGCTGGACGAGGTGCAGGCGGATGAGCGCGTGATCGAGGTCTATCTGGGACGCTGA
- the urtE gene encoding urea ABC transporter ATP-binding subunit UrtE, which produces MLKVKNIHQYYGGSHILRDVSLEAHAGKVTVLLGRNGVGKTTLLKSLMGLVPIKSGSIEFDGVPIHRKTPYERARAGMGFVPQGREIFARLTVEENLRMGLAYRPAGTPVPAELFELFPVLKQMRGRRGGDLSGGQQQQLAIARALAPSPKLLILDEPTEGIQPSIIKDIGRVIRMLADRGDMAIVLCEQYYDFAQELADDYLVMERGEVIARGLGKDMEAQGVRQLVAI; this is translated from the coding sequence ATGCTCAAGGTCAAGAACATCCATCAGTACTACGGCGGCTCCCACATCCTGCGCGACGTGAGCCTCGAGGCGCATGCGGGCAAGGTCACCGTCCTGCTGGGCCGCAACGGCGTGGGCAAGACCACGCTGCTCAAGTCCTTGATGGGGCTGGTCCCCATCAAGAGCGGCAGCATCGAGTTCGACGGGGTGCCGATCCACAGGAAGACGCCCTACGAGCGCGCCCGTGCCGGCATGGGCTTCGTGCCGCAGGGCCGCGAGATCTTCGCGCGCCTCACGGTGGAGGAGAACCTGCGCATGGGCCTGGCCTACCGCCCGGCTGGCACGCCCGTCCCGGCCGAGCTGTTCGAGCTCTTTCCGGTGCTCAAGCAGATGCGGGGCCGCCGCGGCGGCGATCTGTCGGGCGGCCAGCAGCAGCAGCTCGCGATCGCGCGCGCACTGGCGCCCAGCCCCAAGCTCCTGATCCTCGACGAGCCGACCGAAGGCATCCAGCCCAGCATCATCAAGGACATCGGCCGCGTGATCCGCATGCTCGCCGACCGCGGCGACATGGCGATCGTGCTGTGCGAGCAGTACTACGACTTCGCGCAGGAACTGGCCGACGACTACCTGGTGATGGAGCGCGGCGAGGTGATCGCTCGCGGCCTGGGCAAGGACATGGAGGCGCAGGGGGTGCGCCAGCTGGTCGCGATCTAG
- a CDS encoding IclR family transcriptional regulator — MAESEKLNDSVRAVDRALEILLAFTPADHALSAGELLKRVDLSRPTLYRLLHTLEQSGFVRSVGEPQRFRLGPAVARLAHVWTATQDISAVAQPMMQRLRERTGETVALFVPQGLHRVCVAELPSSQPLSFKRGVGYSERIVVGASGRAILAHTALGDKGLKAYAAGTKVDLSGYPKELEAIRKRGYATSRDELLQGAVAIAAPYFDGSGEVAGSIAVFGPSARIHAPEVEAIGKLLVEEAQALSKALGQP; from the coding sequence GTGGCAGAAAGCGAAAAGCTGAACGACAGCGTGCGCGCGGTGGACCGGGCGCTCGAGATCCTGCTGGCCTTCACGCCGGCGGACCACGCGCTGTCGGCGGGCGAGCTGCTCAAGCGCGTGGACCTGAGCCGGCCCACGCTCTACCGCCTGTTGCACACGCTGGAGCAGAGCGGTTTCGTGCGCTCGGTCGGCGAGCCGCAGCGCTTCCGCCTGGGGCCCGCGGTGGCACGCCTGGCCCATGTGTGGACCGCGACGCAGGACATCAGCGCGGTGGCACAACCGATGATGCAGCGCCTGCGCGAGCGCACCGGCGAGACGGTGGCGCTCTTCGTGCCGCAGGGACTGCATCGCGTCTGCGTGGCCGAACTGCCGAGCAGCCAGCCGCTGAGCTTCAAGCGCGGCGTCGGCTATTCGGAACGGATCGTGGTGGGCGCGAGCGGCCGCGCGATCCTGGCCCACACCGCCCTCGGCGACAAGGGCCTGAAAGCCTACGCGGCGGGAACGAAGGTGGACCTGAGCGGCTACCCGAAGGAGCTCGAGGCCATCCGCAAGCGCGGCTACGCGACCAGCCGCGACGAGCTGCTGCAGGGCGCGGTCGCCATCGCCGCGCCTTACTTCGACGGCAGCGGCGAGGTCGCGGGCTCGATCGCCGTGTTCGGCCCGAGTGCGCGCATCCACGCGCCCGAGGTCGAAGCCATCGGCAAGCTGCTGGTGGAAGAAGCGCAGGCGCTGTCGAAGGCGCTGGGACAGCCCTAG
- a CDS encoding aromatic ring-hydroxylating dioxygenase subunit alpha has translation MNKEMSETLVRTGPGTPMGNLMRRYWVPILLSSEIAEPDGPQVRVQILGEKLIAFRDTEGHASLISEFCSHRGVSLYFGRNEEGGIRCAYHGLKFNRHGQCVEVPSAPQSCARMNIKGYPCIERAGMVWAYMGPPDKQPVPPEVEWCNLPESHVFVSKRLQESNYLQAMEGGIDTSHVSYVHRFEVDVDPMHQGTKANDYIKADGNVIFDIEKNPFGLTLFGRRNGEPDSYYWRITQWLFPWFTLIPPFGEHALGGHVWVPIDDHHCWAWSINFHPDKPLSHEERRDMEEGKGIHVVYEPGTFRPLANKDNDYLIDRRAQQEKRAYSGVFGFSMQDASLQESMGPIQDHEAERLLPTDKAIVMARRMLHEAALGLAEGVEPPALDAAMQHVRAAGVLLPRSENPSDWAREHLADSQSQPVYSI, from the coding sequence ATGAACAAGGAGATGTCCGAAACGCTGGTGCGAACCGGCCCCGGAACCCCCATGGGCAACCTGATGCGGCGCTACTGGGTGCCGATCCTGCTGTCCAGCGAGATCGCCGAGCCCGACGGCCCGCAGGTGCGCGTGCAGATCCTGGGCGAGAAGCTGATCGCCTTTCGCGACACCGAGGGTCACGCCAGCCTGATCAGCGAGTTCTGCTCGCACCGCGGCGTCTCGCTCTACTTCGGCCGCAACGAGGAGGGCGGCATCCGCTGCGCGTACCACGGCCTCAAGTTCAACCGCCACGGCCAGTGCGTGGAGGTGCCGTCGGCTCCGCAGTCCTGCGCGCGCATGAACATCAAGGGCTATCCCTGCATCGAGCGCGCCGGCATGGTCTGGGCCTACATGGGCCCTCCCGACAAGCAGCCCGTGCCGCCCGAGGTCGAGTGGTGCAACCTGCCCGAGAGTCATGTCTTCGTGTCGAAGCGGCTGCAGGAGAGCAACTACCTGCAGGCGATGGAAGGCGGCATCGACACCAGCCACGTCTCCTACGTGCACCGCTTCGAGGTGGACGTCGATCCCATGCACCAGGGCACCAAGGCCAACGACTACATCAAGGCCGATGGCAACGTGATCTTCGACATCGAGAAGAACCCCTTCGGCCTCACGCTCTTCGGCCGCCGCAACGGCGAGCCGGATTCGTACTACTGGCGCATCACGCAATGGCTGTTCCCGTGGTTCACGCTGATCCCGCCCTTTGGCGAGCATGCGCTGGGCGGCCACGTCTGGGTGCCGATCGACGACCACCACTGCTGGGCCTGGAGCATCAACTTCCATCCGGACAAGCCGTTGTCGCACGAGGAGCGCCGTGACATGGAAGAGGGCAAGGGCATCCACGTGGTCTACGAGCCCGGCACCTTCCGCCCCCTGGCCAACAAGGACAACGACTACCTGATCGACCGCCGCGCCCAGCAGGAGAAGCGCGCCTACAGCGGCGTCTTCGGCTTCTCGATGCAGGACGCCTCGCTGCAGGAGAGCATGGGCCCGATCCAGGACCACGAGGCCGAGCGCCTGCTGCCCACCGACAAGGCCATCGTGATGGCGCGCCGCATGCTGCACGAGGCCGCGTTGGGCCTGGCCGAAGGCGTCGAGCCCCCGGCGCTGGACGCCGCGATGCAGCACGTGCGCGCCGCTGGCGTGCTGCTGCCGCGCAGCGAGAACCCGAGCGACTGGGCGCGCGAGCACCTGGCCGACAGCCAGAGCCAGCCCGTCTACTCGATCTGA
- a CDS encoding Bug family tripartite tricarboxylate transporter substrate binding protein — MNAFLKGLAAGALGLLLAAAAQAQEWSPAKPVRIIVPITGSTNDVLGRIVAAKLQDLIGQPVIVENRPGAGGNIGADFVAKSPPDGLTLLVGYNGPIAINPTLFEKMPYDPVKDLMPITLAVSSPQYLAVNPSLPVHTVKEFVEWAKSHPGQLSYASVAAGSASHLTMEMFKTAAQFQATHVPYRGAGPAVTDLVAGNVHAAFLVPGNVQQFVKEGRLRLIASSGQRRFASTPDVPTLAESGYPDFVATSWIGFLAPAGTPKPIIERYNKEIVKVLHMPDVREKLQGMEFEVVAGTPEQFAGWIRTEIPRWGKVIKSTGAKAD; from the coding sequence ATGAACGCATTTCTCAAGGGGCTCGCCGCCGGCGCGCTTGGCCTGCTGCTGGCCGCCGCCGCGCAGGCGCAGGAATGGTCGCCCGCCAAGCCGGTGCGCATCATCGTGCCGATCACCGGCAGTACCAACGACGTGCTGGGCCGCATCGTCGCGGCCAAGCTGCAGGACCTGATCGGCCAGCCGGTCATCGTCGAGAACCGGCCTGGCGCCGGCGGGAACATCGGCGCCGACTTCGTGGCCAAGTCGCCGCCCGACGGGCTCACGCTGCTGGTCGGCTACAACGGTCCGATCGCCATCAACCCGACGCTGTTCGAGAAGATGCCGTACGACCCCGTGAAGGACCTCATGCCCATCACGCTCGCCGTCAGCTCGCCGCAATACCTCGCGGTCAACCCCAGCCTGCCGGTGCACACGGTAAAGGAGTTCGTCGAATGGGCGAAGTCGCATCCGGGCCAGCTCTCCTATGCCTCGGTGGCGGCGGGCAGCGCCTCGCACCTGACGATGGAGATGTTCAAGACGGCCGCGCAGTTCCAGGCCACGCACGTGCCCTACCGCGGCGCAGGGCCGGCCGTCACCGACCTGGTGGCCGGCAATGTCCACGCAGCCTTTCTCGTGCCGGGCAACGTGCAGCAATTCGTCAAGGAAGGGCGGCTGCGGCTCATTGCCTCCTCGGGCCAGAGGCGCTTCGCCAGCACGCCGGACGTGCCCACGCTCGCGGAGTCGGGCTATCCCGACTTCGTGGCCACCTCGTGGATCGGCTTCCTCGCGCCGGCCGGCACGCCGAAGCCCATCATCGAGCGCTACAACAAGGAGATCGTCAAGGTGCTCCACATGCCGGATGTGCGCGAGAAGCTGCAGGGCATGGAATTCGAAGTGGTGGCGGGCACGCCGGAGCAGTTCGCAGGCTGGATCCGCACCGAGATACCCCGCTGGGGCAAGGTCATCAAGTCCACTGGCGCCAAGGCGGATTGA
- a CDS encoding SDR family NAD(P)-dependent oxidoreductase — protein MSAMKRLENKAALITGGGAGIGAATALLFCAEGAAVTLVDADAAALDRTMQAVRAQMPDARIAGHAADVADGDAATRAVARAVADFGRLDVLVNNAAMRNYSALADAQPAEWHAMVGVNLVGTSNYCRAALPALRESGRGSIVNVSSCYAVTGRKGMGLYDATKAAQLAMTRTLAFEEAAHGIRANAVCPGSTLTDFHVARAGQAGKSVEMLKGERQSTSLLGRWAAPEEIARPILWLASDEASFITGAALMVDGGLSIM, from the coding sequence TTGAGCGCGATGAAGAGGCTCGAGAACAAGGCCGCGCTGATCACGGGCGGCGGCGCCGGCATCGGTGCAGCGACGGCGCTGCTGTTCTGCGCGGAGGGCGCGGCCGTGACGCTGGTGGATGCCGATGCGGCGGCGCTGGACAGGACGATGCAAGCGGTGCGTGCGCAGATGCCCGATGCACGCATCGCCGGGCATGCGGCCGATGTCGCCGATGGCGACGCAGCCACTCGCGCCGTCGCCCGCGCGGTCGCCGACTTCGGCCGCCTCGACGTGCTGGTCAACAACGCGGCGATGCGCAACTACTCGGCGCTCGCCGATGCGCAGCCGGCCGAATGGCATGCCATGGTGGGCGTGAACCTGGTGGGCACGTCCAACTACTGCCGGGCGGCGCTGCCCGCGCTGCGCGAGAGCGGCCGCGGCAGCATCGTCAACGTGTCTTCCTGCTATGCGGTGACCGGCCGCAAGGGCATGGGCCTGTACGACGCGACCAAGGCGGCGCAGTTGGCAATGACGCGCACCCTGGCCTTCGAGGAGGCCGCGCACGGGATCCGCGCCAATGCGGTGTGCCCGGGTTCCACGCTGACCGACTTCCACGTCGCGCGCGCGGGACAGGCAGGCAAGAGCGTGGAGATGCTCAAGGGCGAGCGCCAGAGCACCTCACTGCTCGGCCGCTGGGCGGCGCCCGAGGAGATTGCGCGGCCCATCCTGTGGCTGGCCTCCGACGAGGCTTCCTTCATCACCGGCGCGGCGCTGATGGTGGACGGCGGGCTGTCGATCATGTGA
- a CDS encoding PDR/VanB family oxidoreductase, translating to MSASTLIEARVQRMRLEAPGVLSLELRAANEGELPAFEAGAHLDLHLPNGLVRSYSLINPAGERNRYVVAVQEDRASRGGSRYVHQQLRVGSTLPISAPRNHFRLHEEAPHSVLVAGGIGVTPLLAMLRRLAVLDRTADFFYCARSRREAAFVGELERLAGERVHLQWHFDDEAGAPPDLRHWLAGRPAEAHFYGCGPAPMLAAFERACEALGHANVHVERFAAPGIAPALEEEGAFSIELRRSGRTLEVVPGRSILDTLLDAGVDADHSCKEGVCGACETRVLAGEVEHRDGILTQAERAANKSMMLCVSRCRRGPLVLDL from the coding sequence ATGTCCGCTTCCACCCTCATCGAGGCGCGCGTCCAGCGGATGCGCCTCGAGGCACCTGGCGTACTGAGCCTGGAGCTGCGCGCCGCAAACGAGGGCGAGCTGCCAGCCTTCGAGGCCGGAGCCCACCTCGACCTGCACCTGCCCAACGGCCTGGTGCGCAGCTATTCGCTGATCAACCCCGCCGGCGAGCGCAACCGCTACGTGGTCGCGGTGCAGGAGGACCGTGCCAGCCGCGGCGGATCGCGCTATGTGCACCAGCAGCTGCGCGTGGGCAGCACGCTGCCCATCTCCGCGCCACGCAACCACTTCCGGCTGCATGAGGAAGCTCCGCACAGCGTGCTGGTGGCGGGAGGCATCGGGGTGACGCCGCTGCTGGCCATGCTGCGGCGTCTCGCGGTGCTGGATCGGACGGCCGACTTCTTCTATTGCGCACGCTCACGCCGCGAGGCGGCCTTCGTCGGCGAATTGGAGCGGCTGGCCGGCGAGCGGGTGCACCTGCAGTGGCACTTCGACGACGAGGCCGGTGCGCCGCCCGACCTGCGGCACTGGCTGGCCGGCCGTCCCGCCGAAGCGCACTTCTACGGCTGCGGCCCCGCGCCCATGCTCGCGGCTTTCGAGCGCGCGTGCGAGGCGCTTGGCCACGCAAACGTGCATGTGGAGCGCTTCGCGGCTCCGGGCATCGCGCCTGCCTTGGAGGAGGAGGGCGCCTTCAGCATCGAGCTGCGGCGCAGCGGCAGGACCCTCGAGGTCGTGCCGGGCCGGTCCATCCTCGACACGCTGCTCGATGCCGGCGTCGACGCCGATCACAGCTGCAAGGAGGGCGTCTGCGGTGCCTGCGAGACGCGCGTGCTGGCCGGCGAAGTGGAGCATCGCGATGGCATCCTGACGCAGGCCGAACGCGCGGCCAACAAGAGCATGATGCTCTGCGTCTCGCGTTGCCGGCGCGGCCCCCTGGTGCTCGATCTCTGA
- a CDS encoding VTT domain-containing protein → METLIALMVDHAVAVVFVTTFAARVGLPVPAAPVLVVAGGIAAIAEPVLLLALVAAALLANVLGDAVWFYAGRVYGYRFMRLLCKISISPDSCVRSSESLITRWGGLSLVAAKFVPGVSVVAPPMAGALGMSSWRFLAFEIVAALLWVGVFLGLGWIFREQIEAVLDALANAGGIATAALVVVLAAMLALRWWRRRSVLRIASMPRASIDELLALLAGEAPPIVVDVRGEAGVQVDPRRIPGALSIPLQALQQRRAALPFDDMGREIILYCNCPNEISAALAAQALMARGFLRARPLAGGLEAWVGAGHPTAEA, encoded by the coding sequence ATGGAAACGCTGATCGCCCTGATGGTCGACCACGCGGTGGCCGTGGTCTTCGTCACCACCTTCGCCGCCCGCGTCGGGCTGCCGGTGCCGGCAGCGCCGGTGCTGGTCGTGGCCGGCGGTATCGCAGCCATCGCCGAGCCGGTGCTGCTCCTCGCCTTGGTCGCCGCCGCGCTGCTGGCCAACGTGCTCGGCGATGCCGTGTGGTTCTATGCCGGGCGCGTCTACGGCTACCGCTTCATGCGGCTGCTGTGCAAGATCTCGATCTCGCCCGACTCCTGTGTGCGGAGCAGCGAATCCCTGATCACGCGCTGGGGCGGCCTGTCGCTGGTGGCGGCCAAGTTCGTGCCCGGCGTCTCGGTCGTGGCGCCGCCGATGGCCGGCGCGCTGGGCATGTCCTCGTGGCGCTTCCTGGCCTTCGAGATCGTGGCTGCCTTGCTGTGGGTCGGCGTCTTCCTCGGCCTGGGCTGGATCTTCCGGGAGCAGATCGAGGCCGTGCTCGACGCACTGGCCAATGCCGGCGGCATCGCGACCGCGGCGCTGGTCGTGGTGCTGGCGGCGATGCTGGCGCTGCGCTGGTGGCGCCGCCGCAGCGTCCTGCGCATCGCGAGCATGCCGCGCGCCAGTATCGACGAGCTGCTCGCGCTGCTGGCGGGCGAGGCGCCGCCGATCGTGGTCGACGTGCGCGGAGAGGCCGGCGTGCAGGTCGATCCGCGCCGCATCCCGGGTGCCCTGTCGATTCCTCTCCAAGCCCTGCAGCAGCGCCGCGCCGCGCTGCCCTTCGACGACATGGGGCGGGAGATCATCCTCTACTGCAACTGTCCCAACGAGATCTCGGCCGCCCTCGCCGCGCAGGCCCTGATGGCGCGCGGCTTCCTGCGCGCACGGCCCCTGGCCGGCGGGCTGGAGGCCTGGGTCGGCGCCGGCCACCCGACCGCCGAGGCCTGA